From one Mycobacterium colombiense CECT 3035 genomic stretch:
- a CDS encoding FAD-binding oxidoreductase: MSSDALASLIADLPDGMVVTDPTVTEGYRQDRAFDPSAGKPLAVVRPRHTEEVQTVLRWAAAHRVPVVTRGAGSGLSGGATALDNGIVLSTEKMRDITIDPVTRTAVCQPGLFNAEVKKAAAEHGLWYPPDPSSFEICSIGGNIATNAGGLCCVKYGVTTDYVLGMQVVLADGTAVRLGGPRLKDVAGLSLTKLFVGSEGTLGVVTEVTLRLVPKQNASSIVVASFATVQDATEAVLGVTSRLRPSMLEFMDSVAINAVEDSLRMDLDRGAAAMLVAGSDERGRAGSEDAEIMAEIFAEHAATELFSTDDPDEGEAFVVARRFCIPAVEAKGSLLLEDVGVPLPALGQLVTGIAGIAAERDLMISVIAHAGDGNTHPLIVYDPADPDMTERAHLAFGEIMDLAVGLGGTITGEHGVGRLKRPWLAGYLGPDVMDLNRRIKQALDPQGILNPGSGI, from the coding sequence GTGAGCTCTGACGCCCTGGCCAGCCTGATCGCCGACCTGCCCGACGGGATGGTCGTCACCGACCCGACGGTCACCGAGGGCTATCGCCAGGACCGCGCGTTCGACCCGTCGGCCGGCAAGCCGCTGGCGGTGGTGCGGCCGCGGCACACCGAAGAGGTGCAGACCGTGCTGCGCTGGGCCGCGGCGCACCGGGTGCCGGTCGTGACCCGCGGCGCGGGCAGCGGCCTGTCCGGCGGGGCGACCGCACTGGACAACGGCATCGTGCTGTCCACCGAGAAGATGCGCGACATCACCATCGACCCGGTGACGCGCACCGCGGTGTGCCAACCGGGGCTGTTCAACGCCGAGGTGAAGAAGGCGGCCGCCGAGCACGGCCTGTGGTATCCACCGGACCCGTCGTCGTTCGAAATCTGCAGCATCGGCGGCAATATCGCCACCAACGCCGGCGGGCTGTGCTGCGTGAAGTACGGCGTCACCACCGATTACGTGCTCGGCATGCAGGTGGTGCTGGCCGACGGCACCGCCGTTCGACTGGGCGGCCCACGGTTGAAAGACGTCGCGGGCCTTTCGCTGACGAAGCTCTTCGTCGGCAGCGAGGGAACGCTGGGCGTCGTCACCGAAGTGACGCTGCGGCTGGTGCCCAAGCAGAACGCGTCCAGCATCGTGGTGGCCAGCTTCGCGACCGTCCAGGACGCGACCGAGGCGGTGCTCGGGGTCACCTCACGGCTGCGGCCCTCGATGCTGGAGTTCATGGATTCGGTGGCGATCAACGCCGTCGAGGACAGCCTGCGCATGGATCTGGACCGCGGGGCGGCCGCCATGCTGGTGGCAGGGTCCGACGAGCGCGGCCGCGCCGGCAGCGAGGACGCCGAAATCATGGCCGAGATTTTCGCGGAACACGCTGCGACGGAGTTGTTTTCGACCGACGATCCCGACGAGGGCGAGGCGTTCGTCGTCGCCCGGCGGTTCTGCATCCCGGCCGTCGAGGCCAAGGGCTCGTTACTGCTCGAGGACGTCGGGGTGCCGCTTCCGGCGCTGGGCCAGCTGGTCACCGGGATCGCGGGCATCGCCGCGGAGCGCGACCTGATGATCTCGGTCATCGCCCACGCCGGCGACGGCAACACCCACCCCCTGATCGTCTACGACCCCGCCGATCCCGACATGACCGAACGTGCGCACCTGGCGTTCGGCGAGATCATGGACCTGGCCGTGGGGCTGGGCGGCACCATCACCGGGGAGCACGGCGTCGGCCGGCTGAAGCGGCCCTGGCTGGCCGGCTATCTAGGACCCGACGTGATGGACCTCAACCGCCGGATCAAGCAGGCGCTGGATCCGCAGGGCATCCTCAATCCGGGGTCGGGGATTTAG
- a CDS encoding cytochrome P450, which translates to MAAVVSHEAPVKFQLATADTWPNPWPMYRALRDHDPVHHVIPAKHPEDDYYVLSRHADVWAAARDHETYSSAQGLTVNYGDLEMIGLQENPPFVMQDPPVHTQFRKLVSRGFTPRQVEAVEPKVREFVVERIEGLRSNGGGDIVAELFKPLPSMVVAHYLGVPEEDWAQFDGWTQAIVAANTAEGGVAGALETVGDAVGSMMAYFTALIERRRTEPEDDTISHLVAAGVGADGDVAGTLSILAFTFTMVTGGNDTVTGMLGGSMPLLHQRPDQRRLLVNDPGRVPDAVEELLRMTSPVQGLARTTTRDVTVGETTIPAGRRVLLLYGSANRDERQYGSDAGELDLTRCPRNILTFSHGAHHCLGAAAARMQSCVALTELMARCPDFDVDESGIVWAGGSYVRRPLSVPIRVKS; encoded by the coding sequence ATGGCTGCTGTTGTGTCTCACGAAGCCCCGGTGAAGTTCCAGCTCGCCACCGCCGACACGTGGCCGAACCCGTGGCCGATGTACCGCGCTCTACGCGATCACGATCCGGTGCACCACGTCATTCCGGCGAAGCACCCCGAGGATGACTACTACGTGCTCTCCCGGCACGCCGATGTGTGGGCCGCCGCCCGCGATCACGAAACCTATTCCTCGGCACAGGGATTGACCGTCAACTACGGTGACCTGGAAATGATTGGGCTGCAGGAAAATCCACCGTTTGTCATGCAGGATCCCCCGGTGCACACGCAGTTCCGCAAGCTGGTGTCGCGTGGCTTCACCCCGCGACAGGTCGAGGCGGTGGAGCCCAAGGTCCGGGAGTTCGTCGTGGAGCGCATCGAGGGGTTGCGCTCCAATGGCGGCGGTGACATCGTCGCGGAGTTGTTCAAACCGCTGCCGTCGATGGTGGTCGCCCACTATCTCGGTGTCCCGGAAGAGGATTGGGCCCAGTTCGACGGCTGGACCCAGGCGATCGTCGCGGCTAACACCGCCGAGGGCGGGGTCGCGGGCGCGCTGGAAACCGTGGGCGACGCGGTCGGGTCGATGATGGCCTACTTCACCGCGCTGATCGAACGGCGCCGGACCGAGCCCGAGGATGACACCATCTCGCACCTGGTGGCCGCCGGGGTGGGCGCCGACGGGGACGTCGCCGGCACCCTGTCGATCCTGGCGTTCACGTTCACCATGGTCACCGGCGGCAACGACACCGTCACCGGCATGCTCGGCGGCTCGATGCCGCTGTTGCACCAACGGCCCGACCAACGTCGGCTGCTGGTGAATGACCCGGGCCGCGTTCCCGACGCGGTCGAGGAACTGCTGCGGATGACCTCACCGGTGCAGGGACTGGCCCGCACGACGACCCGGGACGTGACCGTCGGCGAGACGACCATCCCGGCCGGGCGCCGGGTGTTGCTGCTGTACGGGTCGGCCAATCGTGACGAACGCCAATATGGTTCGGATGCAGGCGAACTCGACCTGACCCGTTGCCCGCGCAACATCCTGACGTTCAGCCACGGCGCACACCATTGCCTGGGCGCGGCCGCGGCCCGGATGCAGTCCTGCGTTGCGCTGACCGAACTGATGGCGCGCTGCCCGGACTTCGACGTGGACGAATCCGGCATCGTCTGGGCCGGCGGCAGTTACGTCCGGCGCCCGCTGTCGGTGCCCATCCGGGTGAAATCCTGA
- a CDS encoding TetR/AcrR family transcriptional regulator, translating into MPGNDWLGTHRTEAAADRILDAAERLYTQRDSGSIGMNEIARAAGCSRATLYRYFENRDALRTAYVHRETHRLGREIIARTGDIEDPRERLVASVLVTLRMVRESPALASWFATTRPPVGGELAGHSDVIAALAVAFLHSLGPDDPAVIERRGRWMVRVIVSLLTHPGRDEDEERAMIEEFVVPIVTPVSARG; encoded by the coding sequence ATGCCCGGAAACGACTGGCTGGGCACGCACCGCACCGAGGCGGCCGCCGACCGGATCCTCGACGCCGCCGAGCGGCTGTACACCCAGCGCGACTCGGGCTCGATCGGCATGAACGAAATCGCCCGCGCGGCAGGCTGTTCACGAGCCACGCTGTACCGGTATTTCGAGAACCGCGACGCGCTGCGCACCGCCTATGTGCACCGCGAAACCCACCGGCTGGGCCGCGAGATCATCGCGCGCACCGGCGATATCGAGGACCCGCGCGAGCGGCTGGTCGCCAGCGTCCTGGTCACGTTGCGGATGGTGCGCGAGAGCCCCGCGCTGGCGTCCTGGTTTGCCACCACCCGCCCGCCGGTGGGTGGCGAGCTGGCCGGACATTCCGACGTCATCGCGGCGTTGGCGGTGGCGTTCCTGCATTCGCTGGGACCCGACGATCCCGCCGTCATCGAACGTCGCGGCCGCTGGATGGTGCGCGTGATCGTTTCGCTGCTGACCCACCCGGGCCGCGACGAAGACGAGGAGCGAGCGATGATCGAAGAATTCGTCGTCCCGATCGTGACGCCGGTGTCCGCGCGCGGTTAA
- a CDS encoding acyltransferase family protein: protein MTLSEEQDAQGGLEQTSRVDRIASLTGIRAVAALLVVGTHAAYTTGKYTHGYWGLVGSRMEIGVPIFFVLSGYLLFRPWVKSAARSGAAPSLSRYAWHRVRRIMPAYVITVLFAYVLYHYRDAGPNPGHSWLGLARNLTLTQIYCNGYLGKYLHQGLTQMWSLAVEGSFYVILPLLAYLLLVVICRRQWQPKLVLGALAGLALLSPAWLVLVHTDHWFPDGARLWLPTYLAWFLAGMMLTVLQEMGVRGYGFVAIPLAVICYFIASTPIAGAPTTSPATLSEALFKTCFYAVIAALAVAPLALGGAPDAQGWYSRLLASRPMVWLGEISYEIFLIHLITMEFAMDYIVGARVYTGSMLYLYVATLVVTIPLAWLLHRFTRVRD, encoded by the coding sequence ATGACGCTGTCGGAAGAGCAAGACGCCCAGGGCGGGCTCGAGCAGACCTCTCGCGTCGACCGGATCGCCTCGCTGACCGGGATCCGTGCCGTCGCCGCGCTCCTCGTCGTCGGCACCCACGCGGCCTACACCACGGGCAAATACACGCACGGCTATTGGGGCCTGGTCGGTTCCCGGATGGAGATCGGCGTGCCGATCTTCTTCGTGCTCTCCGGCTACCTGTTGTTCCGCCCGTGGGTGAAGTCCGCGGCGAGAAGCGGCGCAGCGCCGTCGCTGAGTCGCTATGCGTGGCACCGGGTTCGGCGCATTATGCCCGCCTACGTGATCACCGTGTTGTTCGCCTACGTGCTGTACCACTACCGCGACGCCGGGCCGAATCCCGGACACAGCTGGCTCGGGCTGGCGCGCAACCTGACGCTGACCCAGATCTACTGCAACGGCTACCTGGGCAAGTATCTGCACCAGGGCCTGACGCAGATGTGGAGCCTGGCGGTGGAGGGCTCGTTCTACGTCATCCTTCCGCTGCTGGCCTACCTGCTGCTGGTGGTGATCTGCCGACGGCAGTGGCAGCCGAAGCTGGTGCTGGGCGCCCTGGCGGGCTTGGCGTTGCTCAGCCCTGCGTGGCTGGTGCTGGTGCACACCGATCACTGGTTTCCCGACGGAGCCCGGCTGTGGCTGCCCACCTACTTGGCCTGGTTCCTCGCCGGGATGATGCTGACCGTGCTGCAGGAAATGGGGGTGCGCGGCTACGGATTCGTGGCCATACCGCTGGCCGTCATCTGCTACTTCATCGCGTCCACGCCCATCGCCGGCGCGCCCACGACGTCCCCGGCGACGCTGAGCGAGGCGTTGTTCAAGACGTGCTTCTACGCCGTCATCGCCGCGCTGGCGGTGGCACCCCTGGCTCTGGGCGGCGCTCCCGATGCCCAAGGCTGGTATTCGCGGCTTTTGGCCAGCCGCCCGATGGTGTGGCTGGGGGAGATCTCCTACGAGATCTTCCTGATCCACCTGATCACCATGGAATTCGCGATGGACTACATCGTCGGCGCGCGCGTCTACACCGGCTCGATGCTGTACCTGTACGTCGCGACGCTGGTGGTGACGATTCCGCTGGCGTGGCTGCTGCACCGGTTCACCCGTGTGCGGGACTGA